The Oncorhynchus nerka isolate Pitt River linkage group LG3, Oner_Uvic_2.0, whole genome shotgun sequence genome includes the window CGGAAACCCTGGTCTAAACTTAAACTTTTATTCAAACTTTAATCTAGAACAACCAGGATGAACGTCTTGTCTTAAACATTCTACCATCCACAACTAGGTCAAAGTGTAGTCTGACTCCGTatgtgtttaatgccagtggAATGAGTTTCCAGGCCGGTTTGCTGAGCCACTGGCGGATGTTTTTGGTTTTTGTATAAGCGACCAGCCCCCCTCTAgcaaagtgagtgagagaggtcaAAAATTCTGCGGAGGCCAGGGTTTACCCAGGAGCCAGCGGTCCAAACTGCTGTGTCTTGGCATTGGTGGAAATCAGGCTTGAGCGTACAGCACTGTCAATACCACCCTCGACTGCTCTTACCAAGCCTGCTGTGTTCTAGCCATTTTAGCTCGACTGCAGTCAAACTGCAGGCAAAGCAAAGTCTCAAGACTGCAGAGAATCTCAGTCAAGTTGAACCTGCGATTCTGACAGAAAAACAAGCCTGGTGGAACTTAATGAGGAAGCAAAACAGCACACTAAACAGTGACTAGTCATTTTTTTTGGAAGGATGATGCAACAGTCTTGTCACACAGTGGTTTGTCCCATTGAAGCTCTAACCCACATTGTCCATGTTTGCTAGCTACCTTGATGGAATCAGAAGATTTTAGTGCTCACAACATTCAGCAACAAAAATGGTTTGGTTTAGTTCCATCTTCTATATTTTGTGAGAAGCCACCTCTTCTTTTGTCTTTTCATATAAAAGGAGGAGTTGGAGAGAAAGTTCTATTTGGAAATGTCCTGGTTTTGAGGCGTGTCAATGTGGACTACTGACAAAGGTCTCTTATATCtttctctccatcacacacatgcacaatctcacttacagacagacacacacactggctttGTCAGGTTGACCTGCGCTAATGCTGATTCTGCTGAAATGGGACACCCTCTTGCATAGAGATATTTCACTCCACCATTATTTGTGTGGTCTTTCTGGCAGGGAGCTAAATTGCCCTGTGGAGTGGTACCCTACTAAGTAGCCACCCCACCCTCTTGCTCTACATCCTTGatagggtgtatgtgtgtgacttCAAAGAACAGCCAAGaagggtgtgtgagagagcacATGTGTGCTTTTCCTCTGCAGTGCAGTGCTCGTGCCCACACCCACGGCAGTGCCAGTGTATGTATGATGAGTTAGGAAGCTTCATGTCGATGTATTGCTTCTAAaaacctttccctctctctcatcctttctcccccttccctccatctctctgtctatcctgcGAAGGTGGAAGCAGCTCAGGATGCAAgcccccctcctctaccctctgccAGCCTGCCGCCTTGGGCTTCTCCCCCGCTGAGCCAACCATGTCGAGCCAGCACAGCCACCCCTCCTTCAGCAACATCCACTCCATGGCTGAACAGCAGCAGGTACCCAGCGGCTAACGCCCTCACAGGACACTCCTTAATGCTCTGTTTAGAATAATACTCTGTTTAGGAACAGACCTTTATACTGAcgctatatatatacacacacacacacccaatgctaaacacacacacccttataCTGACGCTATACACACCCACAACTCATCACGTGCACAGAGGTATTAGCATCACATACTGAATGGACATAATGAGAAGCTACCTACATGTTGGATTGTAATATacatccacaacctcaaacacgtCAGCATCACGTAcaataccggtcaaaagtttggacacacactcattcaaagatttttctttatttttactattttcagcattgtagaacaatagtggaaacatcaaactatgaaataacacatggaatcatgtagtaaccaaaaatgtgttaaacaaatcaaaatatgtttgagattcttcaaagtagccaccctttgctttaatgaccgctttgcacactcttagcattcattctctcaaccagcttcatggggaatgcttttccaacagtcttgaaggagttcccacatatgctgagcacttgttggctgcttttccttcactctgcggtccaactcatcccaaataatttcaactgggttgaggttgggtgattgtggaggccaggtcatctgatgcagcactccatcactctccttcttggtcaaatagcccttacacagccaggaggtgtgttttgggtcattgtcctgttgaaaaacaaacaatagtcccactaagtgcaaaccagatgggatggcgtatcgctgcagaatgctttggtagacatgctggttaatggtgccttgaattctaaataaatcatcaacagtgttaccagcaaagcaaccccacaccatcacactacctcctccatgcttcacggtgggaaccacacatgcggagatcatccgttcacctactctgcgtctcacaaagacacagcggttgaaaccaaaaatctcaaatttggactcatcagaccaaatttgaccttcatgtcttaaaggaatgatggactgtcatttctctttgcttatttgagctgttcttgccattttatggtcttggtcttttaccaaatagggctatcttctgtataccacccctaccttgtcacaacacaactgattggctcaaacgcataatGAAGGAAGGAAATTCCATTATGAACTTTTAACAGGgtacacatgttaattgaaatgcattccaggtgagtacctcatgaagctggttgagagaatgccaagagtgtgcaaagctgtcatcaaggcaaagggtggctactttgaagaatctcaaatataaaatatattttgatttgttgaacactttttttggttactatatgattccatatgtgttatttcatagtttgtatgtcttcactattattctacaatgtaaaaaataaagaaaatcccttgaatgagttggtgtgtccaaactttgactggtactgtactctattgacaagcaactacaaccaccatcactgATAGACTGTTCTGTCGCTAAGCAACAGTGTTGCCTGTATACATAGGTTAACTCAAACATCCACAGTTATGTCATTGGAAGTTACTCCTTCCACTCACATTGTATAGTGACCTTTATTTGCTTTAGTTCTAATTACCGCTAGTTAGAATACTGCAGGGTTGTCTTGGCCAGTTTTGGGGCTCCCCTCACCACCTGTCCCTTCCAGGTGCTGTCTGATGCGACCATACTGCAGAGGAGGATCCCCCCAAGTTTTAGAGATCCCGCCAGCGCACCGCTGAGAAAACTCTCTGTCGATCTGATCAAGACTTACAAGCACATCAATGAGGtgagtggagtgtgtgtgtcagccagcCATCAGGTCCTACAggactctgctgctgctgttaggtAATGTTTCCTGGAGATCATGACTCCTGCAGGAAACATCACCTCACAGCTTATCCAGTTCGCGGGTGGTTTGAGTAAAATAGAtatgtttttatttgtatttattttttcaatATTTTTGTGGGGAGGACTCAATATACTTTCAAATGAAAAACAAACAAATCAATACTGTGTAGAAATGATATGACCTACATTCATATCGTTTCTTGACTGTCCAGCTCGCTTATCGCTTAAATAAAAGCTAGCAAGTCAGGGAACATCAGAATTCCCAAAACGATCGATATAGGAATTTTCTTTGCAAAATGGATGGCGAGGAAGTATAACCAATTTTCAGTGCGGCCCAGGGCAAAATTTGTTTTACACCCCTTGTATAAACATTAGATGTACGGTTGCAAATTTCTGGTTGCTTTCCCAAATGTtgctggttttccagaaatcctggttggaaagTTACCAGAGTTTTGCAACCCTAGGTATATGTAACCACATTAGCATAAACTGATGTACTAGTGAAGGATATCAGTTTTATCATTGGTTTGGTCCGCCGAGATCTATCCAAACAGTAGTGTGGCAAAATAAGAAACATTAGTGActtacccctctttctcttttcccgcccgtcccttcctctctccatttcctctctcaatctcctctcctctgtgtccagGTGTACTACACGAAGAAGAAGCGGCGTGCCCAGCAGGTGCCCCCGGAGGACTCGAGCACTAAGAAGGAGCGGAAGGTGTACAATGATGGCTACGACGACGACAACTACGACTACATCGTCAAGAACGGAGAGAAGTGGCTGGACCGCTACGAGATTGACTCGCTCATCGGCAAGGGCTCCTTCGGGCAGGTCAGTGGACATGGGGGACAGACGGTATAGAGAGGGCAGGTCAGTGGGGAGAGGGTATAGGGGAGGATAGGTCAGGGGGTAGGGGGAGGATAGGTCAGGGGGTGTGGGGAGGATAGGTCAGGAGGTAGGGGAGGATAGGTCAGGGGTGTGGGGAGGATAGGTCAGGAGGTAGGGGGAGGATAGGTCAGGGGGTGTGGGGAGGATAGGTCAGGAGGTAGGGGGAGGATAGGTCAGGAGGTAGGGGGAGGATAGGTCAGGGGTGTGGGGAGGATAGGTCAGGGGTGGGGAGGATAGGTCAGGGGGTGTGGGGAGGATAGGTCAGGAGGTAGGGGGGAGGATAGGTCAGGGGGTGTGGGGGAGGATAGGTcaggaggtgggggaggatagGTCAGGGGTGTGGGGAGGATAGGTCAGGAGGTAGGGGGGAGGATAGGTCAGGGGTGTGGGGAGGATAGGTCAGGAGGTAGGGGGAGGATATGTCAGGGGGTGTGGGGAGGATAGGTCAGGGGGTGGGGAGGATAGGTCAGGAGGTAGGGGGAGGATAGGTCAGGGTGGAGGATAGGTCAGGGGTGTGGGGAGGATAGGTCAGGGGGTGTGGGGAGGATAGGTCAGGGGGTGGGGGAGGATAGGTCAGGGTGGAGGATAAGTCAGGGGGTGTGGGGAGGATAGGTTAGGGTGGAGGATAGGTCAGGGGGTGTGGGGAGGATAGGTCAGGGGTGGGGGGAGGATAGGTCAGGCTGTGTGGGGAGGGTAGGTCAGGTGGAGGATAGGTTCGGGGTGGGGGAGGATAGGTCAGGGGTGTGGGGGGAGGATAGGTCAGGAGGTAGGGGGAGGATAGGTCAGGGGTGTGGGGAGGATAGGTCAGGAGGTAGGGGGAGGATAGGTCAGGGGTGTGGGGAGGATAGGTCAGGGGGCGTGGGAAGGATAGGTCAGGAGGTAGGGGGAGGATAGGTCAGGGGGTGGGGAGGATAGGTCAGGGGTGTGGGGAGGATAGGtcagggaggtagggggaggataGGTCAGGGGGTGTGGGGAGGATAGGTCAGGAGGTAGGGGAGGATAGGTCaggaggtagggggaggaggggtggggagggtcAGGGTGGAGGATAGGTCAGGGGTGTGGGGAGGAtaggtggaggagggggtgtggggaggataggtcagggggtggggaggataggtcagggggtggggaggataggtcaggggaggggggtggggagGATAGGTCAGGGGTGTGGGAGGATAGGTCAGGGGTGTGGGAGGATAGGTCAGGGGGTGGGGGAGGATAGGTCAGGGTGGAGGATAAGTCAGGGgtggggggaggatggagggttagggtggaggatAGGTCAGGGGGTGGGGAGGATAGGTCAGGgtgtggggggaggagggagaaagaagaggatggaagaaaagagaggagaaacaCTCAAAGTTTAAGGTGAAGAGTTGCATGGAGTGAATGAAGTATGTCTACAGACGCGAGGAGAATAAATGGgtaagaggaaagaggagggataATGACTATTTTTTGTTTGGTGAAGGAGCTTTGGCCCCTACCACCTGCAAATGCTACAATCAACATGGCTGCCTGTCTGACCTGTGACCTTTGCCATCCCGCAGGTGGTGAAAGCCTATGACCACCACGAGCAGGAGTGGGTGGCCATCAAGATCATCAAGAACAAGAAAGCCTTCCTGAACCAGGCCCAGATAGAGCTGCGACTGCTGGAGCTCATGAACAAACACGACACCGAGATGAAGTACTACAtaggtgaggacacacacacacacacagctttaagCCCCACTTACGATCTAACACTATTGCATTATTGCATGTATACCATCTACTAAAATTAATTGATACTGTGCCTCTTTGACGTCACATGCAACCTGCTCCACATTTAACGTCTCAATTGAAATATAGACCAATGCCCTACTTCTCATATATCCCTATGTATAAGTATCATGCTACATATATATCAATCCAGTAGCCTTTGCAATGATAAACCTGTCACAGAATCACCTCTACCTCACTAAGCTCCTATAGCGCTGAGCGAGATGATTGACacacaataatataataatagatgGCGTTTATATGGTTTTCCATGTGGTCAAAGCACCTTGCTCTCCACTCCAAGGGCACACTGTCACTCTGGAAGTCACCTCAACCACTACCCATGTAGAGCAGAGCACCCAGATAGGTTACTGCAGTATACTGCTTCCCCTACtaacctcttccctcctctccccctctagtcCACCTGAAGAGGCACTTCATGTTCCGGAACCACCTGTGCCTGGTGTTCGAGCTTCTCTCCTACAACCTGTACGACCTCCTGCGCAACACCAACTTCCGCGGCGTCTCTCTCAACCTGACCAGAAAGTTTGCCCAGCAGCTGTGCACGGCGCTGCTGTTCCTGGCCACGCCCGAGCTTAGCATCATCCACTGCGACCTCAAGCCCGAGAACATCCTGCTGTGCAACCCCAAGCGCAGCGCCATCAAGATCGTGGACTTTGGCAGCTCTTGTCAACTAGGCCAGAGGGTGAGGAGACTAGCTGACTAACCAAGCACAGAGATATAGAAGACCCTAATGAACCAAATGCATGTGCTGGGTGGGGGTCAGGCGAGGGGTGTTGAGGATAGAACACCAttgggttaggagagagggagaagcaagGGGAGGGAGGACTACACCTTACCAAGAACATCAATATACACAGTCTACTCCTGAAATCAGTGCATTGCAGTTCACCACTCCCAATGGATCCTTTGTGAATTTTTCTGGGTATCTGCGTGCTTCTGTGTATTATATTTAAGATCGACCTAAACCAATGCATGCATCAGCAGTCGACTGTGGTTTAATATAGTAGGCCCTTAATGCATGCTATATCCCCTCTGGGGGGTTGTTGGGTGGAGAAGAAAAtcagagcagggaggagggagctATTGGGGGGGATAGAGacgcaggggaagggagggaatgGTAGAGGTAGAATGAATAAGAGACAGCTTTTTGTAAACCAGATAAACGTTCAATGTATACTAACCTTTTGTAAAAATGTATAATTTGTGTGCTAATGCCTCTGGATATCtcaggaagagggagaagagaagggtggggtagatggaaggatggatggaggagggacAGAGCAGGAATAGCCCACAGATGATTCCATCTCTCCCGTTTCAAAAGAGAATGAGCTCAGTTTTCTGCAGAGGGTAAATAGACATGGAGAGGGAAGCTATGGAGGGAGGCCGTTGCCAGGTTGAATAGGAACTGGCATTCACAGCACGTCTTTGAGGACTCTTGGGAAGATGAGGAAATGGGCCTCACTACAGTACTCAAATATAGAATCCCAGCGGCTCTGCTGCACCCAGTTTAGATATTTCTACTCAGTTTGGCCTGCCCCGTGTGGATAAACGGTGTCACTGCACCTCTTCCACCACCATCCTGTCTCCCTCCACCAGTGAGTGTGCTCTAATTTAGATTAGAAATGTTATTAAAGGGCCACAGCTCTGTTCTGCTGTAACCAACATACTGGAGCTAATACCTCTATCTTTTCTCATCACATTTtctcccctcgtctctctcttcttttttttcCCCAACCTATTTTTGTTTCTTATATCACCTCATTCTGTCCCTCCGTCCTCTTCTCCACCACAGATCTACCAGTACATCCAGAGTCGGTTCTACAGATCTCCGGAGGTGTTGCTGGGCATGCCCTACGACCTGGCCATTGACATGTGGTCCCTGGGCTGCATCCTGGTGGAGATGCACACGGGAGAACCCCTCTTCAGCGGCTCCAACGAGGTAGGTTGTGAGAACACACACAGCATTGGGCGTTGATGCCAAATCTGCCCCTGACCtgtcctgttgtttctctctctccaggtggatcAGATGAATAAGATAGTGGAGGTGCTGGGCGTCCCTCCCAACCACATGCTGGATCAGGCTCCCAAAGCACGGAAGTACTTTGACAAGCTGTCCGACGGTCTGTGGACCGTCAAGAAGAACAAGGACATAAAGAAGGTACTTTACCCCTCGGCCTCCGTGAGTAAAACTCTGCTCTTACTTAATCTTCTCATCTCATCTCCGAACCACATCCCTCCTGTCACTCACAACGCAGTAGGTTCAAGTTCTCCTGTCACTCACAACGCAGTAGGTTCAAGTTCCCCGGTCACACTACAGATCTTGAATCAGATTACCTTGCTCTTACCCCCAAACCTAAACTTAACTGCTAGGGGGATTGAAAGATATTTGACCCAAGTGTCCGTGGTTAGAGGCAAATTCTCAACGAACCTACTTGTATTAACCATTCACccgtagatagagaaagagagatgggtagaaaaccgaggtggagaaggaaggggaggagggttaGCTTGATATTGGAAAGTAGTTTGTGCAGAAGAGGTGTTTTCTCCCTTTTCTCATTTCTAACCTAAACTCCCACTCTTAGGAAGGAGATCTGAGTCCTCAGCATCTTCCTCCAGTCATCATCATCTAAACCGTAAAACCCCTCGTCATATAAGCTTTCTCTAATTGTCTAAAAAGGTGGTCCTTATCGTTCCATTATTGTGTGTATCAGAAGCATTACATAGCCCTTAataagagagggatgaggtgaaGGAGCAGCGGAGGCTGGTGGAAGGTGGAGGTTGAACAAAGGGAGAGGCCTGGGTTACGTTggaggtgagagaaagagggggagaaaggtttGGATCAGAGGTTAATTAACTTAGTCCAAAATGGATTGGAGATGGTGGGGGGGGATCAGCCATCTCACCCCAGAGGCAGGCACACCTGGGTGGGTGTGTGAGCACGGGTTTACACCTATGGGTGTTGGCATGTATTTTCACTAGACGATTAGGAGTTAAGTGAATGATATAGTGCAGGATAAGACAACTTATTGTTAGTTTTAGGACTAATGCACCTGAGCTGATGGTCTTTAGACCGGAGAGCATGTAAGGATACATGTTGGTCTCATTCATTCCAGCTTCTCATCACTGGCTTGGTGTTATGTGAATAATGTAGGCCTAATAGTGAGTCTATCCATTCATAATATGCATTCTACTGACCATCAACCATTTCACCGTCATAACAATATGCATGTGTGAAATTCAACCAGTCGCTAAAACTGCCTCGAAGAAAATGAGAATTCAACAGTGTTTCTCTGCACCTCCCCGCATCCATATTCTCcattctcccccttctctcactccctctatctccctatTCAGGAGTACAAGCCTCCTGCGACGCGGCGGCTCCATGAGATCTTGGGGGTGGAGACTGGGGGTCCTGGCGGGAGGCGGGGCGGAGAGCAGGGGCACGCTCCCTGCGATTACCTGAAGTTCAAGGACCTGATCCTGCGCATGCTGGACTATGACCCCAAGACACGCATCACGCCCTTCTATGCGCTGCAGCACAACTTCTTCAAGAAGACGACGGACGAGGGCACTAACACCAGCAGTTCCACCTCCACCAGCCCGGCCATGGACCACAGccactccacctccaccaccagctCCGTCTCCAGCTCCGGTACGGGACACAGCAGTTAGTATACAGTATACCCTTACCATAAGTCACAGTCCACTGCATGGGGAAACATCTGCAGAGGTCAAACTTCAAAAGAGCAAACTAAACATGGGCAGCTTGTTTGATACCATATTTCCCCCAGATAATTCTCCCCTATGTTTGTAAAAAACACCAAGATTCCTTAGATTGAGAGCTATTGAAAGTCCATTGAAAACGTGTTGGttagtacagtactgtaaaggaTCTTGTCTGGGAGATCCCTCCCACCTACATAGTCTTCGGGGGAACACTGCAGTCTACTGCGTCATAGTGATGGTGGTTCAATGTTACATCTCAGCCAGCCCCTACAGCCCCTCACTCTCTCAACAGCTACACAGTCTCCGTAGAAACAAGCTCCTAGTCACTTCAGCCGCAGCTCAGTCCCTACAGCCTGCAGCACACCGTCACCATAGCAACAGCTCAGCCTCAGTGGCCTCTCCTCTGCCACAGCTACAGCTCCCATTCACCATGGCAACAGCTAGTCATCTTAGCTACAGCACCATGTTCAGCAGCTCAGCAACAGGTTATGGTCCCAGCAGTGATGGACTGTCAGTATGTTGACGTAACACAACTATTGTGTATTCTGACCGACCAAGTgtcttttccccctctcctcccttactccccctctactccccctcccctcctctactctcccttccctccccaactctccctctctccctctccttcccctactctccctctcctcctctcccctactctccctctcctctcccctactctccctctccttccctactctccttccctctcctcccctcccatactctccctctcctccctattctccctgtcctcccctactctcctgtcctcccctactctccctgtcctcccctactctccctcccctactctccctctcctactctcccacccctccctaatctccctctccttcccctctcctcccctactcccTCTTCCCctactctccttcccctcccctactctccctctcctcccttccctccctactctccctctccttcccctctcctcctctctcttccctccctccctcttcccctactccctctctcttccctactccctctctcttcccccccctctctctctcttcccctactctctctctcttcccctactctctctctcttcccctactctccctctctcttcccctactctccctctctcttcccctactctctctcttcccctactctctctcttcccctactctctctcttcccctactctctctctcttcccctactccctctctcttcccctactccctctctcttcccctactccctctctcttcccctactctccctctctcttcctctccttcccctctcttccctctcctcccctactccctctctcttcccctactccccctgTCCAGGTGGATCTAGCGGTTCTTCCAATGACAACCGGAATTACCGGTATAGTAACCGGTACTACAACAGTGCAGTTACTCACTCAGACTACGAGATGCAGAGTCCACAGGTGAGCAGAGGTTTAAACCTGACCTCACTCTGATGTCTCAGATCTCATCACATGGAACAAGAGGTTCTTCCTCTATACATGATGTACTGTAGATGCTGCGTTCTCTGTTTCTAACGatgacctctcttcctcccccccaCCGCCAAGGCTCCATCTCAGCAGCAGCTGCGCCTCTGGCCGGGTGGAGAGGGGGGCATGGGTCCCCTGTCCAACAGCGGCAGTAGCGTTGGCGACCCCCCATACCCCCAGCTGCTGCTGCACAAGCCGGCGGCCACACAGCACTCACGCCACTTCCTGGGAGGCGGCGGCGTCGGGGGCATGATGGAACCCCACCACCCGCACCCCATCTACGGCGGTCACCACGGCAATGGGCGGGGCCTGCGGCAGACAGGGCAGGGGAACCAGCCCCAGGGCCAGGCTTCACAGGGCCAGCAGGGCCAGCCCCTGATGCCCATCTCCTCCCCACAGATGCCGGATAGCATCGAGCTCAGCctcacacaccaccaccatctgGGTCAGTCTTCCATCATGCCGCCCCCATCCAGCTTGGACTCCAGCCAGTACGGCTCCTCCAACCTCCACCTGGGCCTCTCTGCCTTTCGGACTAGGACGGTCATGGCCCCCCAGCCGCCCCCCGCCGGCTCTCAGCAACAGTTGGCTCAGCCCCCAGCCTCTCAGGACAGCTTGGTCGCTGCCTCCGGGCTTGGATACATCCCCCCATGTTACCCGGgaagtaacaacaataacaaccctCCCCAGGGTAGCGTGGTCGGGGGCGGGATGCTCACTGGGGGGCCCCCACCCAGGGGagtagggggtggggggaggCCGGACTCTGAGGAGTCCACCATGATGGGTGTGTGCGGCAATGGAGGAGGCGGTGGTCAGAACACG containing:
- the LOC115102675 gene encoding dual specificity tyrosine-phosphorylation-regulated kinase 1B-like isoform X4, yielding MVITSSVEEKPQPSNRMVANLPTDSWINNPEQSRYLPTQSHLLRKPTKSGSSSGCKPPSSTLCQPAALGFSPAEPTMSSQHSHPSFSNIHSMAEQQQVLSDATILQRRIPPSFRDPASAPLRKLSVDLIKTYKHINEVYYTKKKRRAQQVPPEDSSTKKERKVYNDGYDDDNYDYIVKNGEKWLDRYEIDSLIGKGSFGQVVKAYDHHEQEWVAIKIIKNKKAFLNQAQIELRLLELMNKHDTEMKYYIVHLKRHFMFRNHLCLVFELLSYNLYDLLRNTNFRGVSLNLTRKFAQQLCTALLFLATPELSIIHCDLKPENILLCNPKRSAIKIVDFGSSCQLGQRIYQYIQSRFYRSPEVLLGMPYDLAIDMWSLGCILVEMHTGEPLFSGSNEVDQMNKIVEVLGVPPNHMLDQAPKARKYFDKLSDGLWTVKKNKDIKKEYKPPATRRLHEILGVETGGPGGRRGGEQGHAPCDYLKFKDLILRMLDYDPKTRITPFYALQHNFFKKTTDEGTNTSSSTSTSPAMDHSHSTSTTSSVSSSGGSSGSSNDNRNYRYSNRYYNSAVTHSDYEMQSPQAPSQQQLRLWPGGEGGMGPLSNSGSSVGDPPYPQLLLHKPAATQHSRHFLGGGGVGGMMEPHHPHPIYGGHHGNGRGLRQTGQGNQPQGQASQGQQGQPLMPISSPQMPDSIELSLTHHHHLGQSSIMPPPSSLDSSQYGSSNLHLGLSAFRTRTVMAPQPPPAGSQQQLAQPPASQDSLVAASGLGYIPPCYPGSNNNNNPPQGSVVGGGMLTGGPPPRGVGGGGRPDSEESTMMGVCGNGGGGGQNTANS
- the LOC115102675 gene encoding dual specificity tyrosine-phosphorylation-regulated kinase 1B-like isoform X3, which codes for MVITSSVEEKPQPSNRMVANLPTDSWINNPEQSRYLPTQSHLLRKPTKSGSSSGCKPPSSTLCQPAALGFSPAEPTMSSQHSHPSFSNIHSMAEQQQVLSDATILQRRIPPSFRDPASAPLRKLSVDLIKTYKHINEVYYTKKKRRAQQVPPEDSSTKKERKVYNDGYDDDNYDYIVKNGEKWLDRYEIDSLIGKGSFGQVVKAYDHHEQEWVAIKIIKNKKAFLNQAQIELRLLELMNKHDTEMKYYIVHLKRHFMFRNHLCLVFELLSYNLYDLLRNTNFRGVSLNLTRKFAQQLCTALLFLATPELSIIHCDLKPENILLCNPKRSAIKIVDFGSSCQLGQRIYQYIQSRFYRSPEVLLGMPYDLAIDMWSLGCILVEMHTGEPLFSGSNEVDQMNKIVEVLGVPPNHMLDQAPKARKYFDKLSDGLWTVKKNKDIKKEYKPPATRRLHEILGVETGGPGGRRGGEQGHAPCDYLKFKDLILRMLDYDPKTRITPFYALQHNFFKKTTDEGTNTSSSTSTSPAMDHSHSTSTTSSVSSSGTGHSSGSSGSSNDNRNYRYSNRYYNSAVTHSDYEMQSPQAPSQQQLRLWPGGEGGMGPLSNSGSSVGDPPYPQLLLHKPAATQHSRHFLGGGGVGGMMEPHHPHPIYGGHHGNGRGLRQTGQGNQPQGQASQGQQGQPLMPISSPQMPDSIELSLTHHHHLGQSSIMPPPSSLDSSQYGSSNLHLGLSAFRTRTVMAPQPPPAGSQQQLAQPPASQDSLVAASGLGYIPPCYPGSNNNNNPPQGSVVGGGMLTGGPPPRGVGGGGRPDSEESTMMGVCGNGGGGGQNTANS
- the LOC115102675 gene encoding dual specificity tyrosine-phosphorylation-regulated kinase 1B-like isoform X1, encoding MVITSSVEEKPQPSNRMVANLPTDSWINNPEQSRYLPTQSHLLRKPTKSGSSSGCKPPSSTLCQPAALGFSPAEPTMSSQHSHPSFSNIHSMAEQQQVLSDATILQRRIPPSFRDPASAPLRKLSVDLIKTYKHINEVYYTKKKRRAQQVPPEDSSTKKERKVYNDGYDDDNYDYIVKNGEKWLDRYEIDSLIGKGSFGQVVKAYDHHEQEWVAIKIIKNKKAFLNQAQIELRLLELMNKHDTEMKYYIVHLKRHFMFRNHLCLVFELLSYNLYDLLRNTNFRGVSLNLTRKFAQQLCTALLFLATPELSIIHCDLKPENILLCNPKRSAIKIVDFGSSCQLGQRIYQYIQSRFYRSPEVLLGMPYDLAIDMWSLGCILVEMHTGEPLFSGSNEVDQMNKIVEVLGVPPNHMLDQAPKARKYFDKLSDGLWTVKKNKDIKKVLYPSASEYKPPATRRLHEILGVETGGPGGRRGGEQGHAPCDYLKFKDLILRMLDYDPKTRITPFYALQHNFFKKTTDEGTNTSSSTSTSPAMDHSHSTSTTSSVSSSGTGHSSGSSGSSNDNRNYRYSNRYYNSAVTHSDYEMQSPQAPSQQQLRLWPGGEGGMGPLSNSGSSVGDPPYPQLLLHKPAATQHSRHFLGGGGVGGMMEPHHPHPIYGGHHGNGRGLRQTGQGNQPQGQASQGQQGQPLMPISSPQMPDSIELSLTHHHHLGQSSIMPPPSSLDSSQYGSSNLHLGLSAFRTRTVMAPQPPPAGSQQQLAQPPASQDSLVAASGLGYIPPCYPGSNNNNNPPQGSVVGGGMLTGGPPPRGVGGGGRPDSEESTMMGVCGNGGGGGQNTANS
- the LOC115102675 gene encoding dual specificity tyrosine-phosphorylation-regulated kinase 1B-like isoform X2; translation: MVITSSVEEKPQPSNRMVANLPTDSWINNPEQSRYLPTQSHLLRKPTKSGSSSGCKPPSSTLCQPAALGFSPAEPTMSSQHSHPSFSNIHSMAEQQQVLSDATILQRRIPPSFRDPASAPLRKLSVDLIKTYKHINEVYYTKKKRRAQQVPPEDSSTKKERKVYNDGYDDDNYDYIVKNGEKWLDRYEIDSLIGKGSFGQVVKAYDHHEQEWVAIKIIKNKKAFLNQAQIELRLLELMNKHDTEMKYYIVHLKRHFMFRNHLCLVFELLSYNLYDLLRNTNFRGVSLNLTRKFAQQLCTALLFLATPELSIIHCDLKPENILLCNPKRSAIKIVDFGSSCQLGQRIYQYIQSRFYRSPEVLLGMPYDLAIDMWSLGCILVEMHTGEPLFSGSNEVDQMNKIVEVLGVPPNHMLDQAPKARKYFDKLSDGLWTVKKNKDIKKVLYPSASEYKPPATRRLHEILGVETGGPGGRRGGEQGHAPCDYLKFKDLILRMLDYDPKTRITPFYALQHNFFKKTTDEGTNTSSSTSTSPAMDHSHSTSTTSSVSSSGGSSGSSNDNRNYRYSNRYYNSAVTHSDYEMQSPQAPSQQQLRLWPGGEGGMGPLSNSGSSVGDPPYPQLLLHKPAATQHSRHFLGGGGVGGMMEPHHPHPIYGGHHGNGRGLRQTGQGNQPQGQASQGQQGQPLMPISSPQMPDSIELSLTHHHHLGQSSIMPPPSSLDSSQYGSSNLHLGLSAFRTRTVMAPQPPPAGSQQQLAQPPASQDSLVAASGLGYIPPCYPGSNNNNNPPQGSVVGGGMLTGGPPPRGVGGGGRPDSEESTMMGVCGNGGGGGQNTANS